Part of the Centroberyx gerrardi isolate f3 chromosome 11, fCenGer3.hap1.cur.20231027, whole genome shotgun sequence genome is shown below.
TTAGAATATGGGGGGAAAACAGAACATGTTGCACATAATGGGATGGAAATGATTGGGCTATCAGTGAATGGCAATTTCATTTGGACTACAGTGTCCACGAAATCATGCTTGTAattcacaacaaacacaaaccctCAGTAACAAGCCGATATAGCTGTTTATTGACATGTAACTTGAGGTTCCTGTGCTCTGCAGGGCTCGCGCCATCGAGTTTCGCCAGCAGAACCATGAGGCAGTGGGAGGCTTTTTCTCACAGATTGGAAGTCTCTACATGGTTCACCACCTATGGGGTaggttttatttgttatttcatgttttaaatttcattgttctatgattgtcatttttttattattattatcagtgcTGCCTCTTGACCAGGTCTGACTTGTAATAGAGAAATTGGTTCTCAAATGAGACTTTCTTGTAAAGTataggttaaataaataaaatacgcATGGTTCCTACGTTTTCACGGgctttctggaatatcatggtgTTTTGAGAGTTCTGGTCCATGCAGGAAAAGTTGGGGAATGGATCACTTTACAGCAAATATTTACCCAAATGTATTTATCTAATTACTTGTCACAGCTTGTTGCATCTGTGGTGGAGTTTAGACATTTTCTCAACCAAGTACCAGTGCCAACATACAAAGAACATACATTTTAGATCATGGAAATTATCTCTATGAAGTTCATGCAAAAGtcaatttttacatttttctaagAGTGGGAACCGTAGGTATGATAACGTGGATGTtagcaaaaaataaatctgtctGTTCAATTTAAAGCAAGCAACCGtatccattttgttttcatctcagcttACAAAGATCTTCAGTCAAGAGAAGACACCAGAAACGCAGCCTGGCAGCACGAAGGCTGGGATGAGGTTGTTTATTACACAGGTAAGCCGgttgtctctttgtttttctctctggtcctccctctctttgcctttctctctttctatccacATGAAAGAACGACACAGAGATGTTTTGCTTTGACCATTgtttcttctcccccccccccccccccccccccccccccccacagttCCTCTTATTCAGCACATGGAGTCTAGAATAATGATTCCCATGAAGAGTTCGCCCTTGAAGTAACCCCCCGCCAACAACCAGGGGAAACTCCAACAAACTCTCAACAACCACAGCTAACTACCACACTGATCCATAGAGAGTGTAATCAACTATCGGAGTGTGCACTGCCAGGGATTTCAGCGCAACATCAACATGTCACttcagttttttctgttttcttctttcttgatTTCTTTACTCCCCTTTTCTGTGTGGGCCTAGAATGTCTTATTACAGGTGATAAGTTCAAAATTATTATCACAAAGACAGTTATCTGTTACAGCAGTTACTTTGTTACTGATCCAtaaatgtgctgtgtgtagaTGAAATTATTtgactcttcctcctcttcatcatctccaTCATTTAAGGGTCAGGTTTTAAGAAGCTTGTCTGATTTTATGATGATCTAAAAACCACTTGCACCTCTGTTTTTGGTTATTGAGATACTGGGCAGAGGATGTGAATAAATGGGCGAAAACAATCTCTTGGAAAACCTTAAGGTCTTGTATAAAATTATGTCATGGATGATATTTCTTGCAAATCAATTTTAGCCCTGCTGCACTAGCATTGATAAATGCTTTCAAATTCTGCCTCCAGTATCTCACAAACTAAAACACTGAGTCCGGGGCCTTTTTTGATGGACTAAGGACTCTCAGTTTGTTATAAATTGCATAAGCTTCTTAAGAAAGTTAACTGTCTGTTTCAGGTGATGGTCAGTTTTACAAAGACTAGCTTGCTGTTTAcaaattgattgattttgattCACAGAGATGATGGCTTATGCCCTTAAGGGCCACAGATGTCTGGAGATACCATATCCTTGTCTTCAGTAAAAGTATTTAATCTGGTTTCCATTCCAGAAAACATCACCTTCCACTCACGTGATTTTGATCCAACCGGCTGAGTCTGGTTCATAACTATGGTTCAGAATCAGTTGGACAAGTTGAAGTTCACAAACGCACCACAGAGTGTCAGACTTGTCAGGTGTATAGAGCAGGAAGGTGGAATTTGAACTAGAGCACAGTCCTTTCATTCTTGTCCAAGTCGACAACATCCCCACAGGATATGAAAATAGTATCCGGTTTTTCGGGTGAAATTGTTCTGAATCTCCTGCAGGAGTCCTTTGTCAGCCTGCGTCTCCTCTGTGAAACTGACCACATCTGTAGTTTGTTTGCTAACTTTTAAGATCACAACGCTTCTGACTCTTCCAACTATGGAGAGGGGGATAAGAGGATTCTTgacaaatgtttaaaaaaaaaaaactgtttttgtttttgacttaAGCAGAACTAATCAGTATCTACAAACTGCTGTACACTGACCGGTTTGGCTCATCCCTATATCATCAGTCAGATAATTTCATGCCAACCAGGTGATTGTGTGCTATAACTgagatgaatgttttttttaaatggtcaGATTGTAGATATACATAGTGGGCTTATTGACCAAGGCAGAGATACGGTCAATCATTTATTTGTAAATGAAGCGGGGAATTCTATAACTATCTTGTGTTGATAAACAGGTGGACAGGAGAGGAATAATATCTCAATGTGGTAAATGTGAAATGCAGTGCTTTAATAAGATTAGTTGTACATATTGAATTAAACttctgatgaaaatgaaaaaagtggGTTTTGTCTCTGGCTCTACTAAATCACACATTTGAAATTATAGGATGATCCAGTTTACTTCATGGCTTGCAGGGTGACTATATCACACAGCTCTTGGCTAAAGATAAAGATTTTAGCCATGCAGCTCTTTGGATAGCTGCATCATATTgtttattcatccatccatgACAGAAAAAATGGAACATGCACATCCAAAAAGGCTATATTACAGGTGCAGGAAGAAGTAATAAAGAGAAATTGAGTCTGCAGAGTTTGGCTAGAATTGGAAGATTTATTGCACGACATTTCAGCCCCCTGGTCTTCCTTAAAATGAAAGCATGGTTTTTGAAGCAGGCCAGGGGGGCAAAAATGCAATAACTCTGCTGAAGAACTTCAGTGTGCagactctttctctttatccatctatccattgaAGAAGAGCAGCCCAGATAATCCTTTTCCACAGCAACTGCCTCCAGCTCCCCCTGGCGGCTCCCCAGGccagctcctccctccctccgccctgGGGCCTCCTCTCAGTTGGCTGTGCCCAATATTAAagggtggaggggggcagcGCATCCTTACCAAGTGCCTGAACCACTTCAACTGTCATTTCAGCTGCTTGTATAAGGACGGACCCAATGCCTCGCAGCAGCGGCCCCAGCACCCCACACTCCTGCAGCACGTCCCACAGGACACCTTGGGGAACACGGTCACAGGCATTTTACAAAACCAAAAAACCCATGACCCCTTGATTATCTGAAAGAGGGGATAAAAAGCTGATCAGCTGTTCTAAGACCAGGCTAAAATCCTTGTTGTTCCTCCTGGATCTGAGGCTGGACCATCAGCAGTCTCCATTCCAGCACCTTGGCATAGGCTTTCCCAGAGAAGCTGAGCAGTGTGACTCGAGATAGTTGGAACACACCCCTCtagtctctttttttctgttttttttttcacaatattGAAGAGATGTGTCAAGACAAAACACCCCAACAATATCCAGAGGTTTCAGCATTTCAGGACGGATCCATCCATGGAGCGATGCCACTGCAGAGCTTTCTAACTTAGGCCAGGGAGATCATGAGTTAGACCCTCCACAGTCTTCCAGCACTGCCTCCTGAACAGAGGATGAGTCTGTTGTGTTTAATAGTTCCTAAGAGTTCCTTCCACCTTCTGATAAAGTCCCCAGCTGTGGTCATTGTTCATTCAACATTTGACAAAATATTTCCATTCCATATACTGATACATCTTACTTTACAGTCAATTTATAAGGCAGTAATTCCTGTTGTACACACAGCCGTCTTatactgaataaaaaaacagtttacTGAAAAAGTACATTCACCTTGATATACAAAggtaatatttatttttgaatcCTTACTACGTTATTGAAAactgagagggaaagagcagcACATTTACGATGCTAGTGGTGACAGATTAACAGATGTGAGCTTTCATCAGGCAGGCTGTGGCTTCATATCTTCTCCAGCTCCCTCAGCAGTTCAGTGAAACTCGTGACATACCACAAACAATTCTCCTTCACTTGATGCCTCACCACATTGCCCTCGAAGCTGATGAAAGCATCCTGGcaagaaaccaaaaaaaaaaaaacacaagtcaaGTGAATGGAAATTGTGGCTTGAGAAATGCATTTGTTAAGACAAACTTAGTATTCAGGAGAAGCTTTGTAAATCACAGCAGATGATGCaaaagaggattagggccacgtgaaaaatgtatttgagatCTGAGATTAACtgacttttttcccctcagaattctgacttttttcccctcagaattctgactttttcccccctcagaaTTTTGACtgtattctcagaattctgagattgaaATCAGAATTtggactttattctcagaattcggcctttaatctcagaattctgactttgttctcaaaattctgagattagTCTCAGATCTCTCAGAAATTTTTCatatgtggccctaatcctcttctgcaAGATGGTGTGTGTATTGGTCCCAATGCTATGCAGTGTAAGTATGGTGTTTATGTGttactgtgcgtgtgtgtgtgtgtgtgtgtgtgtgtgtgtgtgtgtatgtatgtgttgcATGTTTTCACTCTTACAGCCGGTGGACACGCCTCCATGTCAGTGGCTCCATCCCCAACCATGACAACTCTCTGCAAGCCGTAGGTTTTCTTAAGAAGGGCCACCactcttcctttcccccctgACTCTGCAGTGAGCTGGGACTCATCGAACCCCGTGTACTCGCCTGAACACAGGGACCAAACACAACGCACCAGTCAgtcacaaacatacacacacaatcagcacAATCTGCTCCATACAAAACAAACACGTTATTGATCGAAAAACGGCTCTTATAGTCTATCCAACTTATTCTGCAGCATTTTTCTTCAAATAATAAACTCTTTTCTCCCTACTACAAGTCTCTCATGCTctgggactctctctctcccttgcatCTTCCAATATTGGGCTGCCTGTAGTGTCTCTTTATTGTCTCTACTCACCGTTAAAGTAGAACTTCAGTCGGTTTGCGTAGACATGGTGAGCAGGAATGCCAAGCTGAGCTGCCACATGCTCCACAATGCAGCGGAAGCCTCCAGAAATCAGGAACACCTTCACTCCTCTCTGGTGCAGTCGGTCAACCAGCTCCCTGatgaccagtcagtcagtcagtcagtcagtatacCAAGAATTTATTCATATCTTTTGCAGTTAGCTACTTatgtcaaattccttgtatgtgtattCATTGTATGTAGTTGGTGAGTAAATGATTGTGATTTTGATTTCTGTCAAATCTGAAAACATGATTTGGAAATCtattaaaatacaaactgttaAAACTTGTGGGACTGGCCATAGAAAAGACATGTTGCCTTcccacattaaaacacacacttgatccCGTGGGTGAGGTGAGGCGGGTGGTTGGTGATGAGTTTGTTAACTTGCTCTCGGGAGCAGCGGATGATTGACAGTCTCTCTGAGAGGGCGGTTCTGAAGGTTTCTGACCCTCCCATGGCCCGCCGAGTCCTGTGAGTTTAAAAAGATTCATACTTACTTCAACACTGTTATAGGTGATTTGAATTTGCCTCACACAGTGTGACCACAATATGTTCAACAGTCAAAAGTAGACTCATCTCATTTGCATTTAAGATGCCTTGATGTGGGGCAGAAGTAAAACTGCCAGCTTTTGATTTGAGGATTTGTCCTCCATGAGAGGCAGTTTTTATAGACTCATAAATGAGAACTTTAATGGTGATGttactattttttttagaaaatctaTCCTGATCCCCAGAAAATCATCATGGATCCTTTCGCagtcacatttcacattttatacAGTCTTTTTTGACATCTTTCCCAGACTGTATTAGAACATAAGAATCACATATTTAGTGGAATTTAGTGATATTCCCCTTTATGAAGCCAATTGGtcaacaaatggaaaaattgAGCCTGGGCAGTCAATACAAATTAGATAGATTTATAGAAAAAACAAAGACCAGTGTTAGCAGACTGTCCAAATATTTGTGCCTTTGGGGGAGCAGTAAGAGATCCACTCATCTCACTTGCTTATCTGGTGAGATTTATTTTGCAAATTCCTGCCAGGCCATAAATTCAACAACCCTCCTTTCACTCTTTTATTGTTACCTGGGGTGACTGCATCTCACTGAAAATAAACTGTGTGAATCtcgtttccttttttttttttttttttttgcccctttTCATGTTTAAGTTTCATCACATCTTATCAATTAGGCGAcctgagagaaagtgaggaagaTAGAGGGAATTCTGAAATGTGCAGGAAACTACACCATGCAGGCTGATAGCTGCCACAATGTGAATAGCCTCCTATAAAGTGACCTATATAACAATGTTTTACTAGTACATACTACaactacacacaacacactagCCTACTCCACTAGCTAAGGAATTCAATAATATGATGATTGTAGCTTTGGCTCCAGAAAGTAGTGAAgaccaagggtggaagtaactaattattTACTCACGTTATTGTAATTGAGTATAGGTTTTTGTGaacttttgaatattttttaaagtcagtaggctaattttacttttacttaagtacgtgTTTACTCAAGGATTatacttagctacatttttaaatcacatccattacagaacacatattttgtggctctccataagcaacagaaactggacactTTTGTggcaaattgtggagccattcacagtgaacggtcagtcagcaaagaatataaaatattttggatttactttgtgcactttattttgtaatttccaatttttcaaattaaaagactcgagtttgaactctgtcctctcgtccttttgGAGTTGCATGGAGTCACCTTTGATATCGATCTCTTTTCTAAAACAGTAGCCTAACTTTTATTCTGAGTCCATTTTAAgctacttttttacttttacttaagaagatttttacaccagcacTTTAacttgtacttaagtaaaatatcagcaaagtaccAGCACTTCTACCTGAGTAGGATATTCTACTGCGCTTTCAGTTGGTGAAGACTTTACTCACATCTCCGCCACAGCATCTCCAACCCCGCAGAACCGGGCCAGCTCATCGATGCCCTCCTCTCTGATCACGGTGCTGTCCACGTCAAAACACACAGCCTGGGCATTTCGAAACAAGTCCTTGGTCTGGGCCAACGTCGTCATGATTTATAGACTCCAAAATTAGAGATAGTttaaagagacaagagagtcCGTGCTCACGCTCTCACGTTGCGTCCACTGTCTACAAGCCAACGGTGGGTACTGGCAGTGGCTTCATGCTTTTTTCAGGATAAATGTGTCAGACCATCCGTGAAAATGCTGAACAATGCGTAGTGGTGTTGTGTGAAGGGCCAGGCACATTCCTCAAATATTGACTAAACTAGGCATATTCAAGGACGTGGCTGGATTTCATAAACACATTTTGTTCAAATGTTAGTATTAGTGGTTCGATTGTGTGACACttcaaaaaaaatctctctgaaAATCAATCCATTGAAAGGATTTTATGGTATGTGCATTTATAGCCTAATATAGTATGTTTCCTGACTTACCATTTACAGTAAATGCTGTATGAAGATTCAAAGCGCACGGGATATTATGATTGACAAACGTCTGAACCAATTAGACGCTCGAATAGTAAAGATTTCGGCCGACGTAACACGTCCAATCGGCACGCCGTTTAGTGTGTGAccaatgctgccttcatgtgatGTCGGAAATCTAGAGCTTACTGATTGAGCGCAAATGAACAATCCGTCAAAGTGGTGAATAATGAGAATGACTGCGTTTGATTTGCCGATATGGGCGGAGGCCGTGGACAACTGATTGTaaatgtgatgcattttatttatttattacatgcCATTGGTTGGTCATGGTATGTAAACAACAActagtattcatagtattctgttacatcaccacacggtcatcttggtaggaaaataacaggtgattataattaattaacaggtgattataatcaaatgacagtcTCAgtcaatgagctgtgtatatggtaaagcattatattggtaggaaatgcatgtgacatcatgggaatgcTATGAATAgctgtgtttctatttttggGTTTTGCATGCCTTGATTACTTTTATTAACAATGACATGCCTGATGCACATTTCACCTCTTCATTCTACCGTTatagcacaaagtagctcttgattttcaaaataaaataacagccaACTAAGATGTACTTTTGTTACAGGGTCCATTTGATATCGTTTCCGGACAAAAGCACTTATAATATAAATAAGACAAGTCGTATTTAACTCCTAAAATGGGAATGTACGAGTTTAGGTGGGGTCATTAAACGCAGCACCAGAACACATGTTGGAGCCTTCTGGAAGCCGACACCCCTTCTCGTGAGCGTCCGAGGCCGAGCAGTCTACACTCCCGACCAGCGGCAGTTTTTCCCCCCTTCGCTGGCTCTAACTGCTTCGCCATGGCTGCGGTGAAAGCTCTGAACCCGAAAGCAGAGGTGGCCCGGGCCCAGGCTGCCCTGGCTGTTAACATCAGTGCCGCCCGCGGACTTCAAGATGTGCTGAAAAGTAACCTGGGACCTAAGGGAACCATGAAAATGTGAGCGTCCAGCCCCGTGCAGCATGCGCAGCAGCGGAACCTTTTGTTAAGCACGCTTGCTAAGCTAACTCGCTAGttcgctaactagctaacattagcttctAATGAGAGTGTTTGGGCAAGTAGCATTGTAGTCATTGTTTTCGCCACCTGATTATGTATCTGTGTAATTTAATAAGTCGTGCATATGACGTACTTTATACTTTTATGTACAAAACTATAAAGTCGTTCAGTTGAGGCCTCCCTTTGCTAACCGGATAACGGATTTTCCCGGCGCACGTTGCCCTGCCTTGTCATCGTCATGATCCGTTTTGACAAtcaagctaatgttagcatgaCATCCCCAGCCGGTTAGCAGACTGTGCTAATACTAAACTACACGACACAAAAACACTTAGTTAAATTTAGTTTCTGCCAACCTAGCCTTATTGTTTTTTCAGAGTTACGAGCTAATGTTTTAATTTTCGTTGAACCGCAACGTTACAGGGCCgggaaaatcttatttttttgcTGCTTAAGGAAGTTCAGCAAGATAATGCTTCATAATCTGTCTGACAAGTTACTGTGTGAGCAGACTGGGCATATTAAACAGTCACGCCTTGTCTGCCTAGTCCAGACGGCTTAAATCAGATTTGATTTACTAACTGTTGACCAGCATTGCCATGTAAACTGTATGTTGGAGCGAGCCAGCTAGCTGCCCgtctcactttcctctcctAACCCATCCCTGCCTGTCTCGACCCGCAGGCTTGTGTCTGGTGCGGGGGACATAAAGTTGACCAAAGACGGCAATGTCTTGTTACATGAGATGGTAAGGAAGTGTTCAACTGTGAAATGTATCTCTATTTTGTCCAACCGACTTGTCTTTATCTTACTGTTTACTGTCCAGTCATGAATAGAGGCATTCGTAACCACACCCCTATTGTGTGTCGTTGTCATTTAAGACTGTGGCGAGACTGTTCTAGCACATTCTCACATCAACATATAGGATAATAAATGGTAATTAACTTAACACATGCATAACTACTGCCTAATAGACCACAAAACAcaatatgttaaaaaaatatattataaaatGATGATGCATATAAAATGATTATACATATCTTATGTCCTCTATCTTCACATATCTTGAACAATgaacatgcatgcattcaaaaTGCTTTTATTGCATGGATGTAATTCAATCCATGCATTTTCACATGCTGCACAGAGACACCTCAGGGTGCCATGGTCTCCTGTATGTCTGCTACAGCAAGCAGCTCTGGTCTGCAAGAGTTGTTGCCTCCCCTACATGTATTCATCAGACTAGTACAACATCACATGATTGGGGAAAATCCGGATTTGATCATAAGAATTTGTTCTCTTTTTATGCACCCTCAAGGGTTTTTGCTTAACCCCTGTGATGAAGATCTTACTTTTGGTGTTCCGATGCATTTGCAAATGTTTCTCTTCTTGTTCCCTCAGCAAATTCAGCATCCCACAGCGTCGCTTATTGCTAAGGTTGCCACAGCGcaggatgacatcacaggtGATGGGACCACCTCCAACGTTCTCATCATTGGCGAACTCCTGAAGCAGGCCGACCTCTACGTGTCAGAGGTGAGAGGTCGAGGCTTGTCTATTAAAAACCTCTACACTCACTACTCTGTCTATTGATCTCTCCAAGGATGTGTAGCAGTACTGTCTATGTGAACGTATTTAATCCATCTGTGTCATGAGTAATTGTCTTGAAGTAGTTGATATTATTTATCTAATTTGATGTGTGGATCTCTGGAGCATGTAAAGATTCAGTATTTAGAAATGAAATGGATAATTATGttacaaaacactgaaaatgttgTCTTAAGACACAACTCCCTCAACTGATTTTTGCCTTGCAGGGCCTCCATCCCAGAATCATTGCTGAGGGCTTTGAGGCGGCAAAGGAGAAGGCCTTGGCTGTCCTGGAGGAGGTTAAGGTGACGCGGGAAATGGACAGAGAGACCCTCATCAACGTAGCGCGCACCTCCCTGAGAACCAAGGTCCACACAGAGCTGGCAGACTGCCTCACCGAGGTGAGAGACGAGGGAAAAATGTCGGAGCAAATGCAGGGCTTAGGGGACCGGCATCTGAACCTTGACCTATGAACTAAGGAGATTAGTGATGACGGCTAGCTATTTAAATTTGTGTAATACTTAAACACAACAGAGCATTTTTCCAGTTGGGAACAGTGCTATTGCAGTCAGATTGATTTTCCAGTTCCTGTAGGCCTAATTTGTGATTATTCTGTTGCTGATGGGTTTCATGACTGATTGTCTGCAGGCTGTAGTAGACGCTGTGCTGGCCATCACCAAACCCAATGAGCCCATCGACCTGTACATGGTGGAAATCATGGAGATGAAGCACAAGACTGACAGTGATACACAGTGAGTCTCTCATTAAGACAAAAGACTTGCAATGCAAAGTAATTCATCCCTTAATTGCATTTAGTATTTGTCAAACCAAAGAAAAGTTGGCATGGCAAAGGCCCAAATAGCCTCCTAAGCTCCCACGATGCCTCTTTCTCAGGCTGATCAGAGGGTTGGTGCTGGACCACGGTGCGCGACACCCAGACATGAAGAAGAGGGTGGAGGACGCCTACGTTCTGACCTGCAACGTCTCCTTGGAGTATGAAAAGACGGAGGTCAACTCTGGTTTCTTCTACAAGAGTGccgaagagagggagaagcttGTGGCCGCGGAAAGGAAGTTCATCGAGGAGCGCGTGCAGAAAATCATCGCCCTGAAGAACGCCGTTTGTCCCAGTGGAGAGAAGAGCTTTGTCGTCATCAACCAGAAGGTATGGTTGTACAGTGAGCTACACAAGTATTTGAACGTCAGCACACTTAAAGTATTGgctcctttcattttgtttcacttACTGAATGTAAAATGAAACGTTGACCATGAGGTTTAAgtgcagactgtcagc
Proteins encoded:
- the LOC139920416 gene encoding phosphoserine phosphatase-like, whose translation is MTTLAQTKDLFRNAQAVCFDVDSTVIREEGIDELARFCGVGDAVAEMTRRAMGGSETFRTALSERLSIIRCSREQVNKLITNHPPHLTHGIKELVDRLHQRGVKVFLISGGFRCIVEHVAAQLGIPAHHVYANRLKFYFNGEYTGFDESQLTAESGGKGRVVALLKKTYGLQRVVMVGDGATDMEACPPADAFISFEGNVVRHQVKENCLWYVTSFTELLRELEKI
- the cct6a gene encoding T-complex protein 1 subunit zeta, translated to MAAVKALNPKAEVARAQAALAVNISAARGLQDVLKSNLGPKGTMKMLVSGAGDIKLTKDGNVLLHEMQIQHPTASLIAKVATAQDDITGDGTTSNVLIIGELLKQADLYVSEGLHPRIIAEGFEAAKEKALAVLEEVKVTREMDRETLINVARTSLRTKVHTELADCLTEAVVDAVLAITKPNEPIDLYMVEIMEMKHKTDSDTQLIRGLVLDHGARHPDMKKRVEDAYVLTCNVSLEYEKTEVNSGFFYKSAEEREKLVAAERKFIEERVQKIIALKNAVCPSGEKSFVVINQKGIDPYSLDALAKEGIVALRRAKRRNMERLTLACGGIAMNSVDDLTPECLGHAGLVYEHTLGEEKYTFIEKCGNPRSVTLLVKGPNKHTLTQIKDAVRDGLRAVKNAIEDGSVVSGAGAFEVAVADALVKHKPKVKGRAQLGVQAFADALLVIPKVLAQNSGYDPQETLVKLQTEYKESAQLVGVDLSTGEPMVAAEAGVWDNYSVKKQLLHSCTVIASNILLVDEIMRAGMSSLKG